A genome region from Vibrio tapetis subsp. tapetis includes the following:
- a CDS encoding TRIC cation channel family protein has protein sequence MEITLLYFIDMFGTAVFAISGVLLAGRLKMDPFGVVVLASVTAIGGGSIRDMLLGATPIFWIKDTLYIWVIFVTCLLTLLLVRKPKRVPWYVLPVCDAVGLAVFVGIGVEKALVYQDSYLIAVIMGVLTGCGGGIIRDVLAREIPMVLRSEVYATACLAGGLIHTTALHFGLDSSTSLLIGVFITLSIRLAAIRWHLSLPTFALNR, from the coding sequence GCCGTATTTGCCATCTCTGGCGTATTGTTAGCCGGTAGGTTAAAAATGGACCCCTTTGGCGTGGTTGTTTTGGCAAGTGTGACGGCTATTGGTGGTGGTTCTATTCGAGATATGCTACTTGGCGCCACCCCGATTTTCTGGATAAAAGACACCTTGTACATCTGGGTTATCTTCGTCACCTGCCTGCTCACGTTACTCTTGGTTCGAAAACCCAAACGAGTTCCTTGGTACGTATTACCCGTGTGTGATGCCGTTGGCTTAGCCGTATTCGTGGGCATTGGTGTCGAGAAAGCCTTAGTCTATCAAGACTCTTACCTTATCGCCGTGATCATGGGGGTACTGACAGGCTGTGGCGGAGGCATCATCCGTGATGTACTTGCGCGAGAGATCCCAATGGTATTAAGAAGTGAAGTGTATGCGACGGCTTGTTTAGCGGGAGGCTTAATTCATACAACCGCTCTGCATTTCGGACTAGATAGCTCGACCTCACTTCTTATTGGGGTATTCATTACACTTTCTATTCGGCTTGCCGCCATTCGTTGGCATTTATCTCTGCCCACTTTTGCTCTCAATCGATAG
- a CDS encoding LysR family transcriptional regulator, with protein MLLEGIETLLVLSKEKTMSRTGSLLYISQSAVSKRIANLENKLGKKLIEPSGRQVKLTPDAIALIESIGPTFSELRGLIYEQQELEDTTLITLDSSKSLIAGYLGKMMGEFIQQDRYITITTNHTPRIIERVQSGKATLGLCAGLLPPHHGLMTFHLFDEPFYIVSALPLTELPSRVITNDMTNPANSYQLAALARFNIKPMMEMDAYTAAAQLALGGTGPALVPLSIVKTLNIDLKYLFRFPELEGLIRPIHVCVRSNSYRSSRVKSLIESIAGAVPKAV; from the coding sequence ATGCTATTAGAAGGTATCGAGACGTTACTTGTTCTCAGCAAAGAGAAAACAATGAGCCGTACGGGGAGCTTACTGTATATCAGTCAATCGGCGGTTAGCAAAAGGATTGCCAACCTAGAAAATAAGCTGGGTAAAAAACTGATTGAACCGAGTGGACGCCAAGTCAAACTTACCCCTGACGCCATTGCGCTGATAGAAAGTATTGGCCCAACATTCAGTGAGCTGAGAGGGTTAATCTACGAGCAACAGGAGCTAGAAGATACCACGCTCATCACCTTAGATAGCTCAAAGTCTTTGATTGCTGGTTATTTAGGTAAGATGATGGGAGAGTTTATCCAGCAAGATAGATACATCACGATCACAACCAACCACACCCCGCGAATCATCGAGCGGGTGCAGTCTGGCAAAGCAACACTCGGGTTATGTGCCGGTTTATTGCCGCCACATCACGGCTTAATGACGTTTCACCTTTTCGATGAACCCTTTTATATCGTCAGTGCTCTTCCGCTTACAGAACTTCCTTCGCGAGTAATAACCAATGATATGACAAATCCAGCAAACTCGTATCAACTCGCGGCCTTAGCCCGGTTCAATATCAAGCCGATGATGGAGATGGACGCGTATACGGCTGCTGCTCAATTAGCTCTCGGAGGGACAGGCCCCGCACTCGTTCCCTTATCGATAGTAAAAACACTGAACATCGACCTGAAATACCTGTTTCGTTTTCCAGAACTTGAAGGGTTAATTCGCCCTATTCATGTCTGTGTTCGGTCAAATAGTTATCGCTCTTCACGAGTTAAATCACTGATAGAATCCATTGCTGGTGCTGTTCCCAAAGCAGTTTAA
- a CDS encoding TSUP family transporter: protein MEISFDILAMLFVVASVAGFIDAMAGGGGLLTLPALLAAGIPPTQALATNKLQSSFGSFSASWYFVRNGIVSIKEMRLAILCTFIGSAMGAELVQYIDASLLTSVIPLLLISISLYFLLAPQTKASDGKKKLSEAMFALCVGGSIGFYDGFFGPGTGSIFTVCFVVLGHFSLVDATARTKILNFTSNIAALIFFIIAGLPIWELGLVMAVGGFIGAQLGAKVVISKGQKWIRPLVIVMSMSMAIKLLWEQHQQWILSVI, encoded by the coding sequence ATGGAAATTTCTTTCGATATATTGGCAATGCTATTTGTGGTTGCTAGCGTGGCAGGTTTTATTGATGCGATGGCAGGTGGTGGTGGTTTGTTAACGCTGCCTGCACTGTTAGCGGCAGGTATCCCACCAACACAAGCTCTCGCTACCAATAAGCTGCAAAGTTCATTTGGGAGCTTCTCTGCAAGCTGGTATTTTGTTCGTAATGGTATCGTCAGTATTAAAGAGATGCGCTTGGCTATTCTATGCACCTTTATCGGGTCTGCGATGGGAGCGGAGTTAGTCCAATACATCGATGCCAGTTTGTTAACCAGCGTTATCCCATTGCTGCTTATTTCCATTTCACTGTATTTTTTATTAGCACCACAAACCAAAGCATCTGATGGTAAAAAGAAGTTATCAGAGGCCATGTTTGCGTTGTGTGTTGGTGGCAGTATTGGTTTTTATGATGGCTTCTTTGGCCCTGGCACTGGCTCTATTTTTACGGTTTGTTTTGTTGTTCTTGGCCACTTTTCTTTGGTTGATGCGACGGCCAGAACCAAAATTCTCAATTTCACTTCTAATATTGCTGCTCTTATCTTCTTCATCATTGCGGGGCTGCCAATATGGGAGCTTGGGCTAGTGATGGCCGTTGGCGGTTTTATTGGTGCTCAACTTGGTGCAAAGGTGGTGATTTCTAAGGGACAAAAATGGATTCGCCCCTTGGTGATTGTTATGTCGATGAGCATGGCGATTAAACTGCTTTGGGAACAGCACCAGCAATGGATTCTATCAGTGATTTAA
- the ltrA gene encoding group II intron reverse transcriptase/maturase, which produces MRVYYSLYGHLLHKERLYKGFKKVWKAKGAAGIDRQSLSDYAQNLSDNLDQLLLELKTKRYTPQPVRRVEIPKDDGGVRLLGIPTVRDRVVQQALNDLLTPIFEEQFHPSSFGYRPNRSCHDAINKATMFIRRYGMQHVVDMDLSKCFDKLDHELILKSIKKRVTDSSVLELIKQFLKSGVMVDGEWQHTKIGSPQGGVISPLIANIYLDAFDQEMRKRGHRIVRYADDILIFCRSRKGAENAQVQATKVLEKQLKLTVNETKSHIAHSGEGVKFLGIEIGSHYSRIQPKKMSTFKGKLKRVTRRNGGKPLLEVIKQLNPLLRGFSQYFRIANANREFKKLAAWLRRRLRSVQLRLWKKPTRLHRRLRQLGYEGSFRYICMDSWRNAASPLASYSMPNQWFNDLGLVNLEHVRTGYVFSHYAEWKCA; this is translated from the coding sequence GTGAGAGTTTACTACAGTTTATATGGTCACTTGCTCCACAAAGAGCGACTCTATAAAGGATTTAAAAAAGTGTGGAAAGCGAAAGGCGCGGCCGGAATAGATAGGCAGAGCCTAAGCGACTACGCCCAAAATCTGAGTGATAACCTAGATCAACTTCTTCTGGAACTCAAAACCAAGCGATACACCCCTCAACCCGTCAGACGGGTAGAAATACCGAAAGATGATGGTGGGGTGCGATTACTTGGGATCCCAACAGTACGGGATAGAGTTGTCCAACAAGCTCTAAATGATCTATTAACCCCAATCTTCGAAGAGCAGTTTCACCCATCCAGCTTTGGGTATAGACCGAATCGAAGTTGTCACGATGCTATAAACAAAGCGACGATGTTCATCCGTCGATACGGAATGCAACACGTCGTAGATATGGACTTATCGAAGTGCTTCGATAAGCTCGATCATGAGCTTATTCTAAAAAGCATTAAGAAACGAGTCACAGACAGTAGCGTACTGGAGCTCATCAAACAGTTCCTGAAAAGTGGCGTAATGGTTGATGGAGAGTGGCAGCATACCAAGATAGGTAGTCCGCAAGGTGGAGTAATAAGCCCACTGATAGCGAACATCTATCTGGATGCGTTTGATCAAGAGATGCGAAAGCGAGGACATCGAATAGTCCGTTATGCCGACGACATACTGATCTTCTGTCGCAGCCGTAAAGGTGCAGAAAATGCGCAAGTACAGGCAACGAAGGTCCTGGAAAAACAGCTCAAGTTAACGGTGAACGAAACCAAATCACACATAGCGCACAGCGGCGAAGGTGTGAAATTCCTTGGAATAGAAATCGGTAGCCATTATAGCCGTATTCAGCCAAAGAAAATGTCGACGTTCAAAGGAAAGTTGAAGCGAGTGACAAGACGCAATGGCGGTAAGCCATTGTTAGAAGTCATTAAACAACTGAATCCACTTCTGAGAGGGTTCAGCCAGTACTTTCGAATAGCGAATGCCAACAGGGAGTTTAAGAAACTGGCCGCGTGGTTAAGGCGAAGACTTCGCAGCGTCCAATTACGATTATGGAAAAAACCGACCCGACTCCACCGCAGGCTAAGACAGCTAGGTTACGAAGGGTCATTCAGGTATATCTGTATGGATAGTTGGAGAAATGCTGCGAGTCCATTAGCCAGTTACTCGATGCCAAATCAATGGTTTAACGACCTTGGATTAGTGAATCTTGAACACGTTAGGACAGGATATGTGTTCAGCCATTATGCTGAATGGAAATGTGCATGA
- the carB gene encoding carbamoyl-phosphate synthase large subunit, producing MPKRTDIKSVLILGAGPIVIGQACEFDYSGAQACKALREEGYRVILVNSNPATIMTDPDMADATYIEPIHWEVVRNIIAKEKPDAVLPTMGGQTALNCALDLEKHGVLEEFGVEMIGATADAIDKAEDRSRFDKAMKSIGLECPTADTAKTMEEAYKVQEMVGFPCIIRPSFTMGGTGGGIAYNKEEFEEICRRGLDLSPTNELLIDESLIGWKEYEMEVVRDKNDNCIIVCTIENFDPMGIHTGDSITVAPAQTLTDKEYQLMRNASLAVLREIGVETGGSNVQFGINPADGRMVIIEMNPRVSRSSALASKATGFPIAKIAAKLAVGFTLDELMNDITGGATPASFEPTIDYVVTKIPRFNFEKFAGANDRLTTQMKSVGEVMAIGRNQQESLQKALRGLEVGANGFDEMVDLDAPDALTKIRHELKEAGAERIWYIADAFRAGMSVDGVFNLTQIDRWFLVQIEEIVQLEQQVKAGGFAGLNKDVLNKLKRKGFADARLSSVLGVAESEIRRLRDQYDIHPVYKRVDTCAAEFSSDTAYMYSSYDEECEAQPTDKDKIMILGGGPNRIGQGIEFDYCCVHASLALREDGYETIMVNCNPETVSTDYDTSDRLYFEPVTLEDVLSIVRVEKPKGVIVQYGGQTPLKLARALEAAGVPIIGTSPDAIDRAEDRERFQVAVDRLGLLQPENATVTTMEQAVEKSREIGFPLVVRPSYVLGGRAMEIVYDEQDLRRYFNEAVSVSNESPVLLDSFLDDAVEVDVDAICDGERVVIGGIMEHIEQAGVHSGDSACSLPAYTLSEEIQDVMREQVEKLAFELGVRGLMNTQFAVKDNEVYLIEVNPRAARTVPFVSKATGAPIAKIAARVMAGQSLESQGFTKEIIPPYYSVKEVVLPFNKFPGVDPLLGPEMRSTGEVMGVGATFAEAYSKAELGCGNIYPEGGRALLSVREGDKERVVDLASKLTKLGYQLDATHGTAVILGEAGINPRLVNKVHEGRPHILDRIKNNEYTYIVNTAAGRQAIEDSKVLRRGALAEKVNYTTTLNAAFATCMGHTADAKTSVTSVQELHAKIKANA from the coding sequence ATGCCAAAACGTACTGACATTAAAAGTGTTCTTATTCTAGGTGCTGGCCCGATTGTTATCGGTCAGGCTTGTGAGTTCGATTACTCTGGTGCTCAAGCTTGTAAAGCTCTGCGCGAAGAAGGTTACCGAGTAATTCTTGTAAACTCGAACCCAGCAACCATCATGACTGACCCAGATATGGCCGATGCAACATACATCGAACCTATCCACTGGGAAGTTGTACGTAATATCATTGCAAAAGAAAAGCCAGATGCTGTTCTACCTACTATGGGTGGCCAAACGGCGCTTAACTGTGCATTGGACCTTGAGAAGCACGGCGTACTTGAAGAGTTCGGCGTTGAGATGATTGGCGCAACGGCTGACGCAATCGACAAAGCTGAAGACCGTTCTCGTTTTGATAAAGCGATGAAGTCTATCGGCCTTGAGTGTCCGACTGCTGATACGGCTAAAACCATGGAAGAAGCTTATAAAGTTCAAGAAATGGTTGGCTTCCCTTGTATCATTCGTCCATCGTTTACGATGGGTGGTACTGGTGGTGGTATTGCTTATAACAAAGAAGAATTCGAAGAAATTTGTCGCCGTGGTTTGGATTTGTCACCAACCAACGAGCTTCTAATCGATGAATCATTGATCGGTTGGAAAGAGTACGAGATGGAAGTGGTTCGTGATAAAAACGACAACTGTATCATCGTATGTACTATTGAAAACTTTGACCCAATGGGTATCCACACTGGTGACTCAATCACAGTGGCACCGGCACAAACGCTAACGGACAAAGAATATCAGCTAATGCGTAATGCATCTCTAGCGGTTCTGCGTGAGATTGGTGTTGAAACTGGTGGCTCAAACGTACAATTTGGTATCAACCCCGCTGATGGTCGTATGGTTATCATCGAGATGAACCCACGTGTATCTCGTTCTTCTGCTCTCGCTTCTAAAGCAACGGGTTTCCCAATCGCTAAGATTGCAGCGAAGCTGGCTGTAGGCTTTACGCTTGACGAGCTAATGAATGACATCACTGGCGGCGCGACTCCAGCGTCATTCGAACCAACGATTGACTACGTTGTTACTAAGATCCCTCGTTTTAACTTCGAAAAATTTGCTGGTGCAAATGACCGTCTGACGACTCAAATGAAGTCAGTGGGTGAAGTGATGGCGATTGGTCGTAACCAACAAGAATCACTGCAAAAAGCGTTACGTGGCCTAGAAGTTGGCGCGAACGGCTTTGATGAAATGGTTGACCTAGACGCTCCAGACGCACTTACGAAAATTCGTCATGAGCTAAAAGAAGCGGGCGCAGAGCGTATCTGGTACATCGCGGATGCATTCCGTGCAGGTATGTCGGTTGATGGGGTATTCAACCTGACACAAATCGATCGCTGGTTCCTAGTGCAAATCGAAGAAATCGTTCAGTTAGAGCAACAAGTGAAAGCAGGCGGTTTTGCTGGCTTGAACAAAGATGTGCTTAATAAGCTGAAACGTAAAGGTTTTGCTGATGCGCGTCTTTCAAGTGTTCTAGGTGTTGCTGAAAGCGAAATTCGTCGCCTACGTGACCAATATGATATTCACCCTGTCTACAAGCGTGTAGATACGTGTGCGGCTGAGTTCTCTTCAGATACTGCGTACATGTACTCATCTTACGATGAAGAGTGTGAAGCTCAACCGACAGACAAAGACAAGATCATGATCTTGGGTGGCGGTCCTAACCGTATCGGCCAAGGTATCGAGTTTGATTACTGTTGTGTGCATGCATCATTGGCTCTACGTGAAGACGGTTACGAAACCATCATGGTTAACTGTAACCCTGAGACTGTTTCTACTGATTACGATACGTCGGATCGTTTGTACTTCGAACCAGTAACACTGGAAGACGTACTTTCAATCGTACGTGTTGAGAAGCCAAAAGGCGTTATCGTTCAGTACGGTGGTCAAACGCCACTTAAACTGGCACGCGCTCTAGAAGCGGCGGGTGTACCTATCATTGGTACAAGCCCTGACGCTATCGACCGTGCAGAAGACCGTGAGCGCTTCCAAGTTGCTGTAGACCGTCTAGGCCTACTACAACCAGAAAACGCAACAGTAACAACAATGGAGCAAGCGGTAGAGAAATCTCGCGAAATCGGATTCCCATTGGTTGTACGTCCTTCGTATGTACTGGGTGGTCGTGCGATGGAAATCGTCTATGACGAGCAAGACTTACGTCGTTACTTCAATGAAGCGGTAAGCGTTTCGAATGAATCTCCAGTTCTACTTGATAGCTTCCTAGACGATGCTGTTGAAGTTGACGTTGATGCTATCTGTGATGGTGAGCGCGTTGTAATTGGCGGTATCATGGAGCACATCGAGCAAGCGGGTGTTCACTCAGGTGACTCTGCATGTTCTTTGCCTGCGTACACGCTAAGCGAAGAAATCCAAGATGTAATGCGTGAGCAAGTTGAGAAACTGGCGTTTGAGCTAGGTGTTCGCGGCTTGATGAATACTCAGTTCGCAGTTAAAGACAACGAAGTTTACTTGATTGAAGTTAACCCACGTGCTGCACGTACTGTCCCATTTGTTTCTAAAGCAACAGGCGCACCGATTGCTAAGATTGCTGCACGCGTCATGGCAGGTCAATCTCTAGAGTCTCAAGGCTTTACTAAAGAGATCATCCCACCTTACTACTCGGTAAAAGAAGTGGTATTGCCATTCAACAAATTCCCTGGTGTTGACCCACTATTAGGCCCAGAAATGCGCTCTACTGGTGAAGTTATGGGTGTTGGCGCGACGTTTGCTGAAGCATACTCTAAAGCTGAATTGGGTTGTGGCAACATTTACCCTGAAGGCGGTCGTGCACTTCTTTCTGTTCGTGAAGGCGACAAAGAGCGTGTTGTTGACCTAGCTTCTAAGCTAACGAAACTGGGTTACCAGTTAGACGCAACGCACGGTACCGCTGTGATTCTAGGTGAAGCGGGCATCAACCCTCGTCTAGTAAACAAAGTACACGAAGGTCGTCCTCACATTCTTGACCGTATCAAGAACAACGAGTACACCTACATAGTGAACACGGCAGCAGGTCGTCAAGCGATTGAAGACTCTAAAGTACTTCGTCGTGGCGCACTGGCAGAAAAAGTGAACTACACAACAACGCTAAATGCGGCGTTTGCTACTTGTATGGGACACACCGCTGATGCGAAAACCAGCGTAACGTCAGTACAAGAGCTGCATGCAAAAATCAAAGCTAATGCATAA
- the carA gene encoding glutamine-hydrolyzing carbamoyl-phosphate synthase small subunit, with amino-acid sequence MSKSALLVLEDGTVFHGQSIGADGSAVGEVVFNTSMTGYQEILTDPSYSQQIVTLTYPHIGNTGTNSEDEESSSIHAQGLVIRDLPLIASNFRNEQTLSDYLKSQNIVGIADIDTRKLTRILREKGAQNGCVVAGNNLDEALALAKAKEFPGLKGMDLAKEVTTKEAYQWKQGSWTLTGGLPEAKDDSELPYHVVAYDFGAKRNILRMLVDRGCRLTVVPAETSAEEVLALNPDGVFLSNGPGDPEPCTYAIEATKVFLDKNLPIFGICLGHQILALASGAQTVKMKFGHHGANHPVKDIDRDVVMITSQNHGFAADEATLPENLRATHKSLFDGSLQGIHRTDKPAFSFQGHPEASPGPEDAAPLFDHFIELIKQHTA; translated from the coding sequence TTGAGTAAGTCAGCACTGTTAGTCCTAGAAGATGGGACTGTGTTCCACGGTCAGTCCATTGGCGCAGATGGTTCAGCTGTTGGTGAAGTAGTTTTCAATACCTCGATGACGGGGTATCAAGAAATCCTTACTGATCCTTCCTATTCCCAGCAAATCGTTACTCTTACTTATCCTCACATTGGCAATACCGGAACCAACTCCGAAGACGAAGAATCTTCTTCCATTCATGCGCAAGGCCTTGTGATTCGCGATCTTCCTCTTATCGCTTCTAATTTCCGCAATGAACAAACCCTTTCTGATTACCTAAAATCGCAAAACATCGTTGGCATCGCTGATATTGATACGCGTAAGCTCACTCGTATTCTGCGTGAGAAAGGTGCTCAAAATGGTTGTGTTGTTGCAGGCAACAACTTAGATGAAGCGTTAGCTCTGGCTAAAGCAAAAGAATTCCCTGGCTTGAAAGGAATGGATCTTGCGAAAGAGGTTACAACAAAAGAAGCGTATCAATGGAAACAAGGTTCGTGGACGCTTACGGGTGGACTTCCTGAAGCGAAAGACGACAGTGAACTGCCATACCATGTTGTTGCTTACGACTTCGGTGCCAAGCGTAACATCCTACGCATGCTCGTTGACCGCGGTTGCCGCTTAACGGTTGTACCTGCAGAAACATCAGCTGAAGAAGTACTTGCTCTGAACCCAGACGGCGTATTCCTATCGAACGGCCCTGGTGACCCAGAACCATGTACTTACGCTATCGAAGCAACAAAAGTGTTCCTAGATAAAAACTTACCTATTTTCGGTATTTGTCTTGGCCACCAAATTCTTGCTTTAGCATCGGGGGCTCAAACAGTAAAAATGAAATTTGGCCACCACGGTGCTAACCATCCAGTAAAAGATATTGACCGTGACGTGGTTATGATTACTTCGCAAAACCACGGTTTTGCAGCTGATGAAGCAACGCTGCCTGAAAACCTACGAGCGACGCACAAATCATTGTTTGACGGATCACTGCAAGGTATCCACCGCACTGATAAGCCAGCGTTCAGTTTCCAAGGTCACCCAGAAGCAAGCCCTGGTCCAGAAGACGCAGCGCCGTTATTCGACCACTTTATTGAACTAATCAAACAGCACACAGCGTAA
- the dapB gene encoding 4-hydroxy-tetrahydrodipicolinate reductase, with amino-acid sequence MVRIAIAGAAGRMGRNLVKATVFNSEATLGAASERPESSLIGVDAGELSGEGRLNVALVDDFAKAVNEFDVLVDFTAPGSTLANIELCKQHGKTIVIGTTGFSEQEKLQIEQASKEIPIIMAPNYSVGVNLVFKLLEKAAKVMGDYCDVEIVEAHHRHKVDAPSGTAIGMGEAIAGAMGNELNDVAVYAREGITGERTKDEIGFATIRAGDIVGEHTAMFADIGERVEITHKATDRMTFANGAIKAAVWLAAKPAGFYTMTDVLGLNEL; translated from the coding sequence ATGGTTCGAATTGCGATTGCAGGAGCAGCCGGCCGTATGGGTCGTAACTTAGTTAAAGCTACCGTATTTAATTCAGAGGCTACTTTAGGTGCCGCATCTGAACGTCCTGAGTCTTCATTAATTGGCGTTGATGCTGGTGAACTCAGCGGTGAAGGTCGTTTGAACGTCGCCTTAGTGGATGACTTTGCTAAAGCCGTTAATGAATTTGATGTTCTTGTCGATTTTACTGCTCCAGGCAGCACATTGGCGAACATTGAGTTGTGTAAGCAGCACGGTAAGACCATTGTTATTGGAACCACTGGTTTTTCTGAACAAGAGAAGCTGCAAATCGAACAAGCTTCTAAAGAAATTCCTATCATCATGGCACCGAACTACAGTGTTGGTGTGAACTTGGTGTTTAAGTTGCTTGAGAAAGCCGCCAAAGTGATGGGAGATTACTGCGATGTTGAAATCGTAGAAGCACACCACCGTCATAAGGTAGACGCACCATCAGGTACGGCTATTGGAATGGGTGAGGCAATTGCTGGTGCCATGGGTAATGAGTTAAACGACGTAGCCGTATATGCCCGAGAAGGCATTACAGGTGAAAGAACTAAAGACGAAATTGGTTTTGCGACCATTCGTGCTGGTGATATCGTTGGCGAGCACACTGCTATGTTTGCTGATATTGGTGAGCGTGTAGAGATCACTCATAAAGCCACTGATAGAATGACTTTTGCCAATGGTGCAATTAAAGCTGCGGTATGGTTGGCAGCAAAACCTGCGGGCTTCTACACCATGACCGATGTATTAGGTTTAAACGAATTATAA
- the rplS gene encoding 50S ribosomal protein L19, which translates to MSNIIKALEEEQMKSDLPKFAPGDTVVVQVKVKEGDRERLQAFEGVVIAIRNRGLHSAFTVRKISNGEGVERAFQTHSPIVDSIEVKRRGAVRRAKLYYLRERSGKSARIKEKLTKK; encoded by the coding sequence ATGAGCAACATCATCAAGGCTCTTGAAGAAGAGCAAATGAAATCAGACCTACCTAAATTCGCACCAGGTGACACTGTTGTAGTTCAGGTAAAAGTAAAAGAAGGTGACCGTGAGCGTCTACAGGCATTCGAAGGCGTTGTAATCGCTATTCGTAACCGTGGCCTACACTCTGCATTCACTGTTCGTAAAATTTCGAACGGCGAAGGCGTTGAGCGTGCTTTCCAAACTCACTCACCTATCGTTGATAGCATCGAAGTTAAGCGCCGTGGTGCAGTACGTCGTGCCAAACTGTACTACCTACGTGAGCGTTCTGGTAAGTCAGCTCGTATTAAAGAGAAACTTACTAAGAAGTAA
- the trmD gene encoding tRNA (guanosine(37)-N1)-methyltransferase TrmD, which produces MWVGVISLFPEMFRSVTDYGVTGQAVKKGLLSIETWNPRDFTQDKHRTVDDRPYGGGPGMLMMVQPLRDAIHAAKNASPGTTKVIYLSPQGRKLDQQGVEELATYENLVLICGRYEGVDERIIQAEVDQEWSIGDFVMTGGEIPAMTLIDSVSRFVPGVLGDFASAEEDSFANGLLDCPHYTRPEVLDGEEIPSVLKSGNHKDIRRWRLKQSLGRTWLRRPELLENLALTDEQELLLAEFVKEHKLASNDSK; this is translated from the coding sequence ATGTGGGTTGGCGTAATTAGCCTATTTCCTGAAATGTTCCGTTCTGTTACTGATTACGGGGTAACAGGTCAAGCGGTTAAAAAAGGTCTTTTGTCTATAGAGACTTGGAATCCTCGTGATTTCACTCAAGACAAACATCGCACTGTTGATGACCGACCTTACGGTGGCGGCCCTGGCATGCTAATGATGGTTCAGCCTTTGCGCGATGCTATCCATGCAGCTAAGAATGCATCACCGGGTACGACGAAAGTGATTTACCTTTCACCCCAAGGTCGAAAGCTCGACCAGCAAGGTGTTGAAGAGTTAGCTACATACGAGAATCTAGTTCTAATATGTGGCCGCTATGAAGGGGTAGATGAGCGCATCATCCAAGCGGAAGTTGATCAGGAATGGTCAATTGGCGATTTTGTGATGACGGGTGGGGAAATCCCAGCCATGACGTTAATTGATTCAGTGTCTCGGTTTGTTCCGGGTGTACTTGGAGATTTTGCGTCAGCAGAAGAAGATTCTTTTGCAAATGGTTTGTTAGATTGCCCGCACTATACGCGCCCTGAAGTGTTGGACGGAGAAGAGATACCATCGGTACTCAAATCTGGAAACCACAAAGACATTCGTCGCTGGCGATTGAAACAATCGTTAGGCCGAACTTGGCTAAGAAGACCAGAGCTTCTGGAAAACCTAGCTCTGACTGACGAACAGGAACTATTACTAGCCGAATTCGTTAAAGAGCATAAGCTCGCGAGTAATGACAGCAAGTAA
- the rimM gene encoding ribosome maturation factor RimM (Essential for efficient processing of 16S rRNA), whose product MSMKDKETMSEQNEKIVMGKFGATYGIRGWLKVISYTDNAENIFDYSPWYLNQKGKWVEYKVESWKRHGQGYVCKLEGLEVREEAQLLTNFEIAVNPASLPELSEDEFYWRELFGMQVVTTKGYSLGEVTDLLETGSNDVLVVKANLKDAFGQKERLIPYLEEQVIIKVDREAQRIEVDWDPGF is encoded by the coding sequence ATGTCGATGAAGGATAAAGAAACAATGAGTGAGCAAAACGAAAAAATTGTTATGGGCAAGTTTGGTGCTACCTATGGCATTCGTGGCTGGCTTAAAGTTATTTCCTACACAGACAATGCTGAAAACATTTTTGATTACAGCCCTTGGTATTTAAACCAAAAAGGCAAGTGGGTTGAGTACAAAGTAGAAAGCTGGAAGCGTCATGGTCAAGGCTATGTGTGTAAGCTGGAAGGTTTAGAAGTTCGTGAAGAAGCGCAACTACTGACTAACTTTGAAATTGCTGTTAACCCTGCATCACTACCTGAATTGTCAGAAGATGAGTTCTACTGGCGTGAGTTGTTTGGTATGCAAGTGGTAACCACAAAAGGTTACTCTCTAGGTGAGGTTACTGACCTTCTAGAAACTGGCTCAAACGATGTTTTGGTTGTGAAGGCTAATCTTAAAGATGCTTTTGGCCAAAAGGAACGGTTAATCCCGTACCTTGAAGAGCAAGTGATCATTAAAGTTGATCGCGAAGCTCAACGGATCGAAGTTGACTGGGATCCTGGCTTCTAA